The DNA sequence ACAAACTCTGGGAGGCTTAGTAGACAACTTGAGTTTGCTCTGAAACTTCTCAAATAAGTAATTGGAGAGAGGTTTAGTGAATATATCTGCTATTTGCTCACTGGAAGGAATGTGAGTGACTGCTACTTGATCCTTGATGACTCTGTCTCTAACAAAGTAAAGATTGAGTTCAAAGTGCTTAGTGCGATCATGGAGGATTGGAATATACGTCAACAGCACAATGGATATGTTATCACAGAACACAGTAGGTGATGTACGACACGATTGCTGAATTTTGATTAGTAGATTCTGAATCCAGATCAATTCTGCAAACACAGTTGCTAGCATGCGAAATTTCACCTCTGTAGAGCTACGGTTGACAGTAGGTTGTTTACTGCACTTCCAAGAGATAAGATTTAAACCATAATAAACACAATAACCATAAATAGATTTGTGATCATCCATATCCGCAGCTCAATCAGAATCTACAAAAGCAGTTAATCTTAAGTCAGTTGAAGGATAAAATTCTAAGCATGTGTGAAGCATACCTGCCAAGTAACGAAGTACTCGCTTGAAATGAAGGGCCTCAATTCCTAGAAAAAATTGATATCACCAAGATCTTTAAGAAGAAATGTAGAATGTAATTGTTGTAGTACTTTCATTATTTCAGAATTATCATTTCCTATTACAAACATATCATCTACATAAAGTAAAACATAAATAATAGATTTGTTAGAAAATTAGTGAAGAGAGAGGGATCAGACTTTGTGCACTGAAAATCAAAGTTTCTTAATGCAACAGTAATGGTCATATACCATGCACAAGGTGCTTGGTGTAGGCCATAGATTACTTTATTAAGTTTACATTCTAAATAAGGATTTGAGTGGGAAAAATCTGGGGGTTGACTCATATAAACAGTTTCATATAGCATTCCATTAAGGAGCGCATTATGAAACTCGTATTGTTTGATTGTCCAACCTTTAGAAAGGGCTAAGGTTAAAATCAAACGAATAGTCATAAATTTAACCACGGGTGAGAATACCTAATCAAAATCCACTCCAACAATTTGGTTAAAGCCTCTTGCCACTAATCTGGCTTTATGGCGAATAATATCACgctttgaattttgtttgacAGCAAATATCCATTTGCAAGAGATGATTTTCTCATTTGGTGGGGCTTCCACTAATGTCCAAGTTTGATGATGGACCAAAGCTCGATATTCTGTCAACATGGCTTCTTTCCAGTGTGGAGATTGAAGAGCAGCTTTCACACTCTTAGGAAGTATATGCGATGCAGACAATGTCTGAGCTTGAAGTGTTTTTGGTTTAAGGTGTCTAGTTTTGGATCTGGTAAGCATATTATGTGTATTTGTTGGGTTTGTATGAGAAATAGAGAAAGGGGGTATGGGTGCATGGATCTTTGATGCTGTTTCATTTGTAGAATTGTTATCGTTGGAAGGTGAAGGTTGCATGTTAGCTGCTGAAGACAATGGTTGAGATGAAGGATGATTTGGAGGTAGAGAAGGAATCAGTTGAGCGGGTGTGAGAATAGTAGGGAGTAATGTAGAAATTTGTGGCAACAATTCTAAGATTTGTGGAGTGGTAGAGTTTTGTGTTAATTTAGAGAAGTGGAAAGTGTAAGAAAATTGTGTTTCATCAAAGACAACATCCCAAAAAACAAAGATACGGCCATTTTGGTTCATGCATTTGTAACCTTTTTGAGTTGTGCTGTAATCAAGAAAGATGTAGGGCTGTGATCTGGGTTCAAGCTTGTTGTGATTGTAAGGGCTAAGATAAAGAAATCAAAGGcacccaaaaacacaaaaaagaaggCATAGTCAGGTTCTTGATGATACAAAATTAAGGAGAGTTGTTACCTGTAACCTGGGAAGGCATTTGATTTATTACGTATATAGCTGTAGAAAAAGCTTTATCCCAAAAATGGAGAGGGAGAGAAGTTGTTGCTAGGAGAGCAAGCCCAGTCTCTACAACGTGGCGATACTTTCTTTCAGCAATCCCATTCTGTTGTGGAGTATGTGGGCAGGTAGTTCTTTGAACAATCCCTTCATGagctaataaaatatttttgaaagactcGTGACATATACTTAGTACCATTGTGAGTTTGAAAAGCCTTGATGGTATAACCTAATTGATTTTCCATGCAGGATTTATATTGCTTAAACACTAAAAAAACTTGTGACTTATTTGTGAGAAGAAAAATACTAGTATGGCGTGAAAAGACATTAATAAATGATACATAATACCAAAAGCCATGCAAGGAAGTGATGGGAGCGGGTCCCATACATCTGACACAAATAGAGATAGAGGAGTATAATAAGCATGCATAGATGGAGTATATGGAAGTTTATGCGATTTGGCCATGCAACATGAGGAGCATACAAAATCTGAATTAGAAATTGTATTCACTGGCAAATTGCACTTATTTACAATTCTTTGTATAATAGGAATGGTAGGATGTCCAAAACGTTTATGATAAACATCCAATGAAACATACTTTGCAAACAAGACTGAAGGTGACTTATAAGATGATTACACAGCTTTAGGTATGGAAACTTTCTCAAATTTATATATTCTTGTCTCACCCTTGTCTTTGAGAAATTTGTTTTACACAATTTCTCAGCTAGTGGATTGTTGAATGGTTTATCCTTGGAATTTGATGAAGTAGAAACTACTGGTATTgattcagcatcatcatcattggtTTGAATACTTTCAAGTTGAGTCATGGATCTTGGGCGTTCTGATACTATAAAAGAATATAAGCGTGAgcagagagaaaaaaagaaaatgaaaactgaTATGAGCGTATTGAATGATTATTTAAAAATGAGTATTGTTATTTTTTACACTGAGATTGTTAAATATATATCCTACTCTTGTATACAAGACTTTACATAACATATTTTTGATAACAAACTTTTACATGTGACACTCTAATAGATATATGGTGAATTCTATGGTGCCTATAACTTGGTGTCTAACTTTTgcctaacttattttttatggcaacttttgaatatttaataattatttatttttatacttttaaaactaaatattaatttttaaccctTTTTGATAAGTTAGGCAAACACTTTTAGGCACCATAGCAATCACCTAGATATATATATCGATTGGGGATAGTTGATATGAAGTATAAGTCATATACATAAAAAGTTTCTGAGTAcaggaaataaaaaagaaaaagaagacaacATTGAGTGTGAAAAtgagaaaataataatttgattaatttatagaATACAACTGAAGTTTATATAGATCAGAAGCTATAACAGATTTAACAAGAAGGAATAACACATAACTGATCACACAATAATAACAATTTTATTCTAGTAGATGGAATTGACTACATAAATCAAACAACTTCTATTATAATTAagtaacttattattattattattattattattattattattattattattattattattattattattattatgtgatcACACATACtagaaaattgaaaagagaacGTCATTATGTTACTCTTATCAATTAGcaaaaacataaaattgaattaacatatcaaatattcttttatttcataattttcaattACAAAGGCAAGTCATAATAACGAACTTACAATATGATCAAACTAGAGAACGAAGTAATATATTATATAACTTAACAAGAAAATAAGACTTAGCACATGGACACAAATTATATCCATAAAACCATCATGGCAGATGGTGTTATTTAATTTAGGACATATAACATATAGTCGTAATTTGAAGCACACCATCATATAGCAGTGTTTTTAGTTTGCATTATTAGTTCTTTATTGTCTCCTTATCAACCTTCTCATTCATATTGAGCACACCATAACCTACTTTGCTATCTCTTGGATCTTCATCAGGTAGAGAATCTGCTCGGGAAGTAGAATAGGCATAAGTCACTTctccctcatcatcatcatcgccaCGTGAATAAACAACAGATTTGCCTTTTACTCTTCTTTCTTTAGCATCACGTGGATCCTCATCAGGAGGTTCTGCTCCAATGAGATTACCAAAATAACCTTCTTTGGCACCGCGTGGATCAACAAGAGGTTCAGCTGAAGAGCCATGGACATGATCTAGCTTCAAGTCTTCTTCTCCGCCGTCATCTTCATCAGGAGGTTCTGCTCGTAAGAGATGGCCGTAATAACCACCGGCTTTGGAACTATATACTCCTTCGCCATCACCTTCAGGAGGTTCTGCTCGAAGGACATGGCCATAATATGAACCTTCTTTGGCACCGCGTGGATCAATGATAGGAGGTTCGGCACTGGAAACTTTGAAAGAGTTGGTTTCTGTTTTTGAAGGCTTCATCATTTTGCGATGCCAGAGTACTCCACCTGCATCCTCATCATTGTTCTCCATTTCTGTATATTTTGAAGGCTTATTAGTTACTACCATATAGTTAGCTTTCAACCATGCTAAGCTTATAACAAAATAGCCactaatttaaaatacaaaaatgttatttatacttaaaatcaaccacaaaaattagttattaatgtaTTTATGTGTAAAtctatgtgtggtttaatttattttcaatgtatatttatattccaacatatattttatactgtgaccaattttagtgattaattttaatgtatacgtAATATAGTCgtttaaaatatgtattaaaatataaagtaaaatgacaaataaactcttaaaaatttatattttaaacaaattaattccTAAAAAAGATCAATGAAGTCTTTCACGATAGCAAACATAGATAGGttagttcaaattaaaattttatacccTAATTATAGGAGCTAATTTGGAGGTAGTGTATTCACATCTCTTATGTTAGAAAATTTTATTGGTACTTTTTTAGAAACTCAcatattgaaataaaaatcttcaagaatttttttttatagtaattcTCAAGGATTTCTTTGTcactttatattaaaatataaaatacatataaaaaatgagttaaacaatacatgtatttatatacaaataaataataactaagtttagtgactaattttaatatgtaaataatattttttaatagctTTATAAGAATAATTTTGTAATGATAACTTTCTTTCATTAATAACAAACAAAAATCTTAGAaggacaataaaaaaattaattaaaaataattttaatttgtaatttttaatgaccatttatatgttattttatattttttaattattgttagaataattaatcataattttacatgtaatatttattaattataaatgttaagttaaataaaataattttaagtttCTTTTATATTACCCAATAACATATTTCTTTGGGAAGAAGAGAAAGGGGGATGAACTCTATAAATATATAGTTCTTTAAAAATGTTACATATTTGCACATCAAAAAAtacttattaaattatttattatatatttgtgtataaatatatttgtaatttaaattatttttaatatatattttatatattaatatattttatactaatgttAATTCTAGATATATAATTCTTGTTAAGTTATACGTTAATAAatagacaaaaagaaaatataatcTCTGTTTGTTTATGTAATCCTTCATTTCAATAATATTGAATTGGAGTTGGATTCTTAATAGAGAGCTTGAACAATAATTATAGTGATTATTGTATGAAATATATAACGCAGTAGATAATTTAATTTGTTCATATAAACATTAATTACGAAaccattaaattatttttgtgaaaatactTACACTTTAGCATTTCATATGCATGATTATCTGACTaatcaggaaaaaaaaaaaaagtagaaaggtGCTTTACCGATATATTTAGACCAGCCATCAATGGCGGCTTCTGGGGGTGGGGTTGTTGTCGTTGTAGTAGGATTGTAACCAATAGAAGGATAAACCCAGTCATTTATTGAATCTTTTCTCTTTTGAACTTTCAAATTATACtctgtttttctctcttttaatgAATCAAGAAAATATAATGCAAAATCATGTTATAATCAAATGgtgaaatatataatatatacaaacGTACTTTTATAACATATGCCATGATAAGAGcaactttttattatataatatcaaaattaaagatcatgaagaataaaacttaaaaatccaattttgatTTACAACACCGCCATGAACTAAAGACTTTATTCATAAGCAGGGGTATTAGTTGTATTGTTAAATTGTTCGGATAACTAGTTACGTGCATAATCATATTTTTATGAGTAGACTCACCTTGGGGCAATTCATGATAAGCTAGAACATGAGAAGACAAGAAGAAAAcccaaagaaaaacaaaggaaagatATGCCTTTAAATTATCCATATCACCGATCTTTGGTAGAGAGACACAAAAAAGGGATATGGAAGTGTAGTGCAGGTATAATGGAATTaggcaaatatatatatagactGAGATATAATGATGATGATCACAGATCAAACTTGCATGGCCTCTTGGCCAATATAGAAAGTCAAGAGTCAATTATGTTAGttaaatatgaatttatttaCTTAGGTAATAACCAATATTGTTAAGTGAAGAGTCAAGTATTGATGAAATATGAATATAATTAAGGTGATTAGGGAGAACCACACTGATATCTACCCTTGAAAGATCAACATATTGTTGATgtgatcccttttttttttttcttttaaggtGCGTAGTACCCGATGAAAGATATTTAGAATTAGAAATTAGTTTATAAGTGTTTGTCTTTCAAATGTGAGTTTTTCAGTagtaaaaatctttaaattttgatTAGTTTTCTTGTGCCGTTAGTTTgaaattattgatttgaaaataaaaaaaaaatgtgttagtacttaaaattattattgtcaAACTCGTGAGTTAAcccatatatatttatatgaatTTACGAATTTAGGTAGTGAAATCGAATTAATTCAGACACAGATTTAATTTTGAGTAAACTTAGTTTAGGTAGTCAAATTTGCGAATCTAGAAATGAATTTGCAAGTTTATTTTTTGCCTTTAATAATCCAAAACGGAGTCGTTTTgccaaaaaacaaagaaaaattattttcagaTGTAGGATTTCACGTAGATAGAACACGCACTCCTTTCTGACTCTCAACGGTGCCGTTTCTTACTCTCTCAAGTCCCAACTCTTATTCTCTCACTATTCCCTATTGCCGACCACTGTGTTGGTGCTGTTTGCCACCGTTATTAGCGTTGTTGTCGACATCTCCTGCCTCTATTGTACTTAACGCTTTCGTCTACTCTAATCGTCTTTGGATCCGATTCTCTTGCTCATTAGTTTGCCTTGCTTCGCATCTCAACCATCCGCCTTACTGCCACCATTTGTTGCCATTTACCTGTTTCTCCTACCTTTTTTTTCCTATTTCGTCGTCGCTTGTCGTTTCTCACTCTCTGGCTCTTTGCTCTACTATTTTGCTTCATGACTTTATACTGCATGACTTTGCTGTGTCTTTTTTGATCGATTTTGTGATGGTTTTCTGTCGCAGCTAACCATCGTGGGTTCACTTTATTAATGCATATTTGCTGTATTTATTTGAGGTTCAATGTTTATGGGTGTTTGTTGTTATAGAATGTTCAATGTTCAATTTATAtcattcaaaatttataaattgCATTGCTTTTAGTATTGAAGATTTAGTAAATTACAGGGTTAGTATATGTaatactctaatattttttaaactagGTTTAAGCCTTATTTAGATTATATTGGTTGttgaattttatgaaatttttgaaataaaatctttatataaaataatttataaaaaaaatagtggataattagtttttatttttaaaagtcatTTAAAAATAGTGAGAGTCTTGATCATTATAATCATTACTAGTTAGGGAATATAAGTGGACCTAGTGATACTAACACGGAAAATCGGCGTACTATGCTATAAAGGCAAAAACAATGACAAAATTTACTCATATcaaataatcatataaataaagaaaagagtaaTACCCCAAATAGGTCCCCAAGAAATTTACCATCTGACAGTTTTGTCCCCCACAAAATTTAACTAAGATTTCGACCCTGAGGTTCTCAGATATCCACCAGATACGTCCCCCAAAACCGTTTGATCCGGTTAACGTGGTGACGTGTCAGGTTAATTGCGACATGTCACCTCCAGGACATTTTGGTCCCCATCCATGCTAGACAAAACGACGTCGTATTGGAACCAGGGGCAAAATCATTCTGAACAACATAAAGTCTTCTTCCTCCAACATAACAAAAGGTGGTAACATAACTAAGACAACAACTTTCACACTAATTCTTAGAAGCATCATTTCTTGAAAGACTGGTTCAACCCTGGTGTTGGAATGAATTTGAACAACTTAGATATTGTGCCACTGGTTGCAGCTGCCATTGTCTCAGCACTAACACTCCTCGAATTCTTGGCCCTAATTACTGTCTCCTTTGGACATCTAAAAGAAAGCTAAGCTTGGAATAAACAGTATTGTTATCACCATGTTTCACACAGAGTTCAACTGCTTACATTAAGCCACTTACAAGGGGGCATACCTTTGGATTGCTTGAGACATTTCTTGTCACATCTGAGGGAAAATTGTCAACTTGAGTATATTGAGAGGGAGGATTAGGCTCTTGCATGCTACCAGTTCAAATACATCAGCCTGTGTTTCCAATATTAACAAACAGGGACAATGAAAGTATTTGAGTGTAACATCACGAATTATAAGTCAAATAGGTCCCCTAAGATACTATTATAAGGCAAATAGGTCCCGCACATGAAAATGGCGCCGTTTGCATTATCTGTCCAAGTGGGGACGAATTTGTCCTCtccgaaacgacgtcgttttttcCCTGGTTCCAATACAACGTCATTTTGTCCAGCGTGGATGGGGACCAAAATATCCTGGAAGTGACATGTCGCAGTTAACCTGACACGTCACCACGTTAACAGGATCAAACAGTTTTGGGGACGTATCTGGTGGATATCTGAGAACCTCAGGGTCGAAATCTTAGTTAAATTTTGTGGGGGGCAAAACTATCGGATGGTAAATTTCTTGGGGACCTATTTGGGATATTACTCTAAAGAAAAACAAACATCAAAACCACAATTGAGTCACTcaataaagataaaacaagacACGCAGAAAATTTTAATTCTCGTACTTTGTACAACTATAACTAAAACAATCGCCTATTCTCTATCTTTAATATGAATTTGAGCAAGTGCTTAACGTTCTGTATCTATGTCCTTGATATCCGTTCCTAATCATCTTATAGTGTACACGTCTTTTCAACTCAATCAAGTAGTATATTGCTTCGCACTGTGTCATTTCTGATGATGGTACGGGAAGAGGGGTGAGAATAAACAAAAATTTCtcaataatttatttatgtgGTGTCATTGTATCCATCTCCATCTACtctgaattttaaaataaaaataatgatgatGCAATGATGAGgttcaattagtatttttaaaaGTCTTTGTTAATTGGAGTGGTGTggcttttaaatttttctttcttatgttatgacatATGTGACTCAAGACTGAATGCCTATAATGTTAAAACATACAAAATGCAAACACATAAATCTTGACTTAATTTCTCTTGACATTCTCCTAATTTCTCTGTACATAAAAGAAAACGATCTTTTGGTGATATAAACTCTTATGCAATGTATCAAATTGACCTTAATTTTTCTTAAGCATTCTTTTAACATTATTTTGACTTGGAGTGTTTTGAACTCAAACTATGTATAAAATTGATGGGAGACCCCTTCTCTTACTGAAGGTTCTTATTCCAAAATTTTGTCGATCACATTCTCTTACCGAAGATTACttcgattatcttgtctttgggggtcacctttcCTTACCAAAGGATCATTCTTTCTATTCTTTAATGCATATAATGTAAACCCCAAAAAGTTTACAAACAATtagctaataaaataaatattattcaaaaaattaaaaaattaaatgttataatttaaaaaagtagAAGTATTTAAAACacaaattttaacactaattttaaaggttttggtttGAAATTGGGCCAACAGATTAAATAGATTGAACTGGGCCCAAAGCCCAACCCAAATAAGCCTTTTCCCCACTTGCAGACACAATATTTCAAATTTCATTATGAAAGGGGGAGTCCACGGTGAGAAGGGAGAAGACCAATAGAACCCTAACCCCTTATTCCACTTCCAACTTCAAATCCTTATAACTTTTAATtcggagctctgattgacgagccgtttatggTCACGCAGTCATCTCATcgagctcttcaattctatctgaaCAAAGTGGTATGTACCTCTATATTTCATGTCCAATTCTCTTTTTCCCTCTTTTCCACGAATTCGGTTTAGATTTTGAGTGATTTAGATGATTTTGGAGTTTTAGGTGCAATCTACTATTGGATAACTGTTGGATTTTACTCCAATCATCAATGGGTAAGGTAAGAATACTCTAAACCCTTGTGGTTTGTCCAATTTTGTGTACCCTAGTGCTAATTTAATGAATTGTATAAACTAGcttgagtttatgttgaattggAGTTGAATTGTCAAATTGGAGCTCTTGGAACAAACCTTGGGTGGTTGGAATAATTGGATTTGACTTGGAGTCTTAGAAGCTTTGATTTTGGCATTTTGAGCTTAAGaaggaatcgaccaaggtatggttttggtttctcatagataATGTACAATAttacgtgaaaacttaggttagttgaccataggataggttgaattATGTGAACTTGTTAAGATTTAGTAGTTTTGTTGAAAATGTTGGGTTTATTATGACCATGAGATGATGATTGATGTGGATGATGCTTGTGAGAATTGATAATGATTATGAAAGTTGTGGGAGATATGGAAAGGATATGGGTATGGTTTGAATATTGTTGGAGTTGTTTTAGGGTATGAAACTTTAGTTTAAAATTGAGAATTTTGGAAATTGGAGGTTTGGTATTTCTTTGGTATAAGCTGATTTTTCACCAACTTCGGCGGGC is a window from the Arachis hypogaea cultivar Tifrunner chromosome 17, arahy.Tifrunner.gnm2.J5K5, whole genome shotgun sequence genome containing:
- the LOC112767216 gene encoding uncharacterized protein isoform X1, producing the protein MDNLKAYLSFVFLWVFFLSSHVLAYHELPQERKTEYNLKVQKRKDSINDWVYPSIGYNPTTTTTTPPPEAAIDGWSKYIEMENNDEDAGGVLWHRKMMKPSKTETNSFKVSSAEPPIIDPRGAKEGSYYGHVLRAEPPEGDGEGVYSSKAGGYYGHLLRAEPPDEDDGGEEDLKLDHVHGSSAEPLVDPRGAKEGYFGNLIGAEPPDEDPRDAKERRVKGKSVVYSRGDDDDEGEVTYAYSTSRADSLPDEDPRDSKVGYGVLNMNEKVDKETIKN
- the LOC112767216 gene encoding uncharacterized protein isoform X2 translates to MDNLKAYLSFVFLWVFFLSSHVLAYHELPQEMENNDEDAGGVLWHRKMMKPSKTETNSFKVSSAEPPIIDPRGAKEGSYYGHVLRAEPPEGDGEGVYSSKAGGYYGHLLRAEPPDEDDGGEEDLKLDHVHGSSAEPLVDPRGAKEGYFGNLIGAEPPDEDPRDAKERRVKGKSVVYSRGDDDDEGEVTYAYSTSRADSLPDEDPRDSKVGYGVLNMNEKVDKETIKN